The Brachyspira hyodysenteriae ATCC 27164 sequence TTAACATTTGCATTTTGAGATAGAAGAAGAAGTACAATATCCTTATATCCTTTTGAAGCAGCTGTAATTAGAGCATTATGACCTTGATTATCTCCAAAGTCTATAAAAGTTGAAATGGGACCTTGAGATATTAATCTTTTTATGCCGTTTGTATCTCCAGCATTGGCGTATTCCAATAACTGATCTAATCTTCCTGTATTAGGCATTTGTGCAAATAATACAAAAAAAGTATTTAAAAATATTAAAATAAAACTTAAATAACGCATTTTTAATTCTTCCTTATAAGTATAGAATTTTTGCTATTATCAAATTTCGGAATAAGGTATATTAATTTTTAATGGGTTTATGATTTATTTTATATATTATTCATTTTTTAAATAATATTTATAAAGCTCTTTTTTTGTAGAGTATAAGCTTACTCCTTTTATCGGACTTATTTTTAGTGTTATAGTAGCCAATTTAATCTTTCTTGAAGCATTGGTATGTAAATATCTTTCTTTTAAAGCATTGATTATTTCAATACTTATAGATTTTTCATTTATTCCATTATTGTAATATTCATAAACTTCTTTGCTTTCTTCAATATTATATTTAATATCATTAATTATTTTAAAAAAGTTATTTTCTGTAAAACGGCTTGTAAATATTATAAGGTTTAAATATTTATAATTATTTTCATCTGTAATAAGATTCTTAAGTATATTATTATATTCAAGTATTATTAAATCAGTGTCTCTTGCACTATTTTCATTTTTTCTTTTGCATTTTGAAAACACATCTGCTATACCTATTTTATTTTCTTCAAAAAGTTTTTTCTTCTTAGTTTTATTAAAAAGAAAATCATTTGAGTTTTTATAATCTATATCAAAACTATCAGCAATTATTTTCCAAAACTCGCTTCTTTTACTTGAATAATACCAAGCATTATTTTGTTCTTCTTTACTTAATTTTTCAAACTTTTCTATATTAGAATATAATGGAACAGGGAAAGTACCTAATATCAAAATTTTCATTTTATTAGGAAAGAAATTTATATCATCAAATAAATGTTTTTCAATATTCATTTTCTTATTATCCAAATAATTATAGAGCTTATTATTATTACAGCTCCTAAAATGCCAGTAAGTATTCTAACTCCAATCTCACCGAACATTTCATATATGCTTATCATAAAATTTGAGCTATTATTGTTTAAAAGCCAATTCCATTTAAAAATTGCTGCTAGAATAAATAGAAGTCCTATTAATATTGCAAATAAATAGGGAAATCTTTTTATATAATTTATTAAACTCTCCATATATTATAATTATATTATATTTATTTATAAAAGCAAAATTATTTAAATTTTTAAATTTCCATAACGCACGGTAAGTAAAGTTTTATATATAATGATAATCGTAATTAATAAATATACTTAAATATATAATAACATTCTGCGTGCGGTGAATGCATTACAACTTGGGTGGGCAGCCAAAAAATTCTAATTAGATTATAAAGAAATAAAAAATTAAAATTTCAAGATAAATTAAAAAGCTTAGAGGGTGGGGGATGAAAATAAATTTTTAAAACTTAATTACACTTACCCGCCCTTTTAGATTCTGTACTTTTATAAAAATATAAACTTTATTTATTTTTTAAATTTGAATTATAACTTATAGCACCCGCCCAAGCGTTTATTAGATTTAAAAATTTTTTTTCAACGCACATATAGATAATTTTTTTAATATGATGAAATTTGAATGGTATATAAACTTATATTTTTGGTTTTACTCTGCGTGCGTAGTGTATTATTCTTGATTTACAAGCTTTTCTTCACTGCCATTAACTTTTCCGTCTTTATCTACTTTTACAGTGAATATTTTTGAAACACCTTTTTCTTCAGCAGTTATTCCATAATAAGCATCAGCTATAGTGGCAGACACTTCATCATGAGTAATGATTAAGAACTGAGTTTTGTCTGATAGGTTTTTAACCATGTTTTTGTATCTTATAATGTTCGCTCCGTCAAGTGCAGCATCTACCTCATCAAGTATACAGAAAGGACTAGGACGATAAAGGAATATCGCAAATACTAAAGCAAGCCCTGTCATAGTAAGCTCACCGCCTGAATATGATACAATGTTTTCCATTCTCTTTCCAGGAGGCTGAGCAAATATATCAATAGGACTATTCAATAAATCTTCTTCATTTTGTATTTTAAGTCCGGCATTTCCTCCACCGAATAATATTTTAAATGTTTCTGAGAATTTTTTATTTATTTCATTGAATGTTTTTAAGAAATCTTCACCGGCTTTTTTATTGGCATCGGCTATTATTTTTAATATCTCTTCTTTTGATTTTTCCAAATCTTCTTTTTGTTTTGTAAGGAATTCGAATCTGTTTTTAGCTTCCTGATATTCATCAAGCGCCATCTCATTTATATGTCCAAGATTCTTTATTCTTTCATTAATAGTATTGAGTTTATTTTTATAAGACTCTTCATCTATTAAGTTTTGAGTATTCTCTTCAAAGTCTTTTAAGTTAAGAGCATAATTTTCATAGAAATGACTATAAATATCTTTTATTTTATCATTGCTTTGATTTATTCTCTCTCCAACTCTTGTTATATTTTCATTTATCTCATTAAGTCTTTTTACTCTTTTTGCTAAACTAGTTTCGAAATTAGATAATGCCGATTCTGCTTTTTTTATTTCATTTGCTTTATGTCTTGATTCGCTTTCTGTTTTTGATTTTTTCTTTTCTAATTCTTTATAGTTTATAGAGTTTTCTTTATATTCTTCATTAAGTTTTTTATATTCTTCTTCCAATCTATTTATTTTATCATTAAGAGATGCAAATTCATCTTCTATCATCTTCATACTTTTTAATATCATTTCTTTTCTGTCTTCAGATGCTTTTTTATTGGTTTCGTATTTTGCTCTTTCTATTGTTAGGGTGGTGAGATTAGAATTCCCTCTATTAATATTATCAGTGGCTATTTTTATTTCATTATTTATTTCTTCAATTTTTTCTATATTAGTTTTTATAAAATTTTCTAAATCGGCTATTTCTTTGTCTATAGCTTCTTTTTGCATATAAGTACCTTCTTTGTCGAAAAGTAAATCAACAAAAGGGTCTTTTATTTTTGTATACTCTTTAAATATACCTTGCAAAAATAATGCATCTTTTTTTTCTGTATCTAAACTCTCTCCTAAATTCCTAATAAAACTGCATAATGAATTGTAGCTAAGTTCATTTAAATTAGATAATACACCATCTTCTTCGAATTCTTTTATGGTGTTCATCTTTATATTTATAGCATTTAGAAGATTATTAAATCCTATATCAATATCGCTTTCATGCTTTCCTATATTCTGATAAAAGCTGTTGCCCATTACATCTTTTTTCTTTTCATCTATTTCTGTGATTATTTTATTTATAACTTCTAATTGTCTTTCTCTGGCATCTGCAATTTTTAATGTGGCATTTTGATTTTCATTTGTTAAAGTGGATATTTGATCATTTAAGCTTGCTATTTTATTTTGTTCATTTGCAATATTAGTTTCTTCTGCTTCTTGTTCTTTTAAAGATTTTTCTATATTTTCTGCTATGGTTTTTACTTCTTCTTCAAGTTCAGCTATTTGCTTTTTATCTTCTTCTATTCTTTTTAACAGTGAATTTTTTCTATTGATAGTTTCTTCTTTATCTTTACCTGCATTATCAAGCTGATTCTTTAATTGATTAGACATCTTCTCTATATGAGTAAGCTCTGTCATTATAAGAGAAACCTGTTTATCAAGCTCTATAGATAATGTTCTTGTTTCCTCAAATTTTAAAAGTTCCTGCTGTTTTTGTTTATCTAAGTCCTGAAGTTCTTTTTCTAATTCTGATTTTTTATTTGTATGTTCTTCAAGGCTTTTGTTCTGTTCTTCTAAAGTGATTTTTAATTTTTTTACCTGATTAACATTTAAACTTATATTTATTTTTTTCTGTTCATCTTTAAGATTATAATATTTTTCAGTTCTTGCTGCCTGTTCTTTTAAAGATTTATAATGTTTTTCAGCGTTTTTTATTTCTATTTTTACATTATCAAGATTTCTTTCGGACTCTTCTAGTTTTTTAGCAGCTTCTCTTCTTCTTTCAAGATATTTACTGATTCCTGCAGCATTTTCAATAATGCTTCTTCTCTCTTCAGGTTTTTGTTTTGCTATTTCAGAAACAGTACCCTGCTTTATAACAGAATATGCATTTTTACCAAGTCCTGTATCCAAGAACATATCAACTATATCTTTTAATCTTACCTGTTCATCATTGATATAGTATTCTGATAATCCTTTTCTATAGTATTTACGTGTAACTATAACTTCATCAATATCGTATTTTTTTATCCATCTGGATTTATTATCTAAAGTGAGTGCTACCTGTGCCAATGATGATGGTTTTCTAGTATCTGTACCATGGAATATAACACTTTCAAGACCTTTAGCACTATCTATTCTTAATCTGCTTGCGGACTGCTCGCCCATAACCCATAGGAAAGCCTCTACTATATTACTTTTACCTATTCCATTAGGACCAAGCACTACAGTAACGCCTTCATTGAACTCTATATTTGTTTCTATGGCAAATGATTTGAATCCGTGCAAATTAAGATTCTTTATGTACATCTCTTTTCCTGTATTAAATATATATTTATTAATTATACAATTCTATTGAAAAATAATCAATTATTAAATAAATAATATATAAAAACACTGTAAATTTATTTGTTTTTAAATATTATTATCCCTGATAATTTTCGGTATAATTTATGGTAAATATGAAGATTATGATAATTTTGTTATAATAAAAAATTATTTTAAATATTGACATAATAATTAAATATTTTATCATTTTGTGTATAAGAAAAATTTATAAAATATATTTATATTTTGTGAATCTATAAAGGAACATAATATGAGCCAAAAACTATTTAATATTCTATTTACTATATTTTTAGTAGGTATTTTAGTTGTAAGCTGTTCTAATAAAGATAAAACAGGTGTAGATGGAAATTCAGCTGCTAAATATGCAGGTGATTGGTATGAGAAAGGTGATCAAGGCTATATTGATATGATTATGACTATATCTGCTGATGGAAACATTTCATTCCCAACTATAGAAAAACAAGGTCCTACTGATAAAAAAGTAGAAGGAAGCGGAAGTTCATATACTGTTACTTACACATTTCAAACTCATACTAATGCAGTAGTAAAAATAACATTTACAGATGCTGATAATGGCCAAGTTACAATTATAGCAGAAGGTGCTCCAGATTCTAAGACTATTGATATCGTGAAAAGAAAATAAATTATAAATTAATTAAAAATGGCTTGATTATAATTATTAGTCAGGTATTTTATTTTGACTTATTTTAAATCCCACACTTTAGTCTTTAAAAAATTATTTTGTAATTTTTGCTTTGTATTTTCTTTATTTATTTTAATTATATTTTTTAACTGCCCACCCAATAGTTTTTTTAAATTTATTACTTTTACACCGCCACAGAATAAATTTTAACTTTATGATTATTTTAAGCTGTAATTTAAATAATAAATGAAAATTCATTTATTAGATTGGATATTGGAAATTAAATTATTCAAATTTTCCATATTATCAGATACTAATAAAAAATTTCTTTTGTTAATATTGTTTGAAATAATATTTAATAGTTCTTTATTTTCAAAATATTCTATTATAATATTATGATTGTAATACTTCATAAATGTTTTTATTAAATCCAATTTATTATTTATATTTTGAATATTTTCTTTTTGTGATATTTCATTTAATTTAAATATAAAATCCATTTCAGGCATATCTTTTTTATTAGCATTTACTAAATCAATATTTTGAAAATCAGATATATATAAAGTATTTAATATATTATTATTAATCAATATTTTAAATATATTTTCTATAACCGTAAAGAAAATATCAATCTTTCTGCTGAAAAATATTTTTGAAGAAAAACTCTTTTGTTTATACATAAAAATAATATTTATTATATTATCCGATTCAAAGTATGAACTAATATTAATTTCAGCATCATAATTCAATTTTAAATAGATTTTTTCTATATCTGTATTGCTATGTTCTTTAAATATTTTAGAAACTATTTCTTTTTTTGAAAACTCTAATATGTTGTTTAGAAAATCAATGCATTCTAATATTGTATCATTATCAATACTTCCATTATATTTATAATTCTCCATTATAGCACTTATTATTTTGCTTATTGATAATAATTCATAATCATTTATTTTATAGAAATCAAAAAAACGGAAATTATTTATATACCAAATCAAATTTACTAAATTAAAATCTTTTTTTGAAAATATAGTTATAGGTGATATTTTTATTTCTTTTTCTTTTAAATAATAATTTTCTATTTTTAAATTTTCTATATATACGCTTATATTCATAATAATTATTTATTCAATACTGTCAAAATCAATTTTTTCCCTCATATTACGCAGCATTTTTAAAGGTTTTACATTTAAACTTTTAAAAATATTTTCTATATTTTTAAAATCTAATTGCGGCACGAATATTCTTATTTTGCTTATGATATTAGGAGTATTTTTATCATTATTTTCCTTACTTTCCTTCCAGCCAACTATCTCTAAATTAATAAATCTTATTCCATATTCGCCTAATTCAGTTTCAAAATCTATTTTAGAAGAATGTTCGATTAAGTATACTATAGATCTTTTCTTATTAGATATATAATATGGTATAAAAAATCTATAAATGGAAGTGCTTAAAAATATACATATACATCCTATAGTAGATAATACCCATTGTCCTGAACCTATAACTATTCCTATACATGCAGTAACCCATACTATAGCAGCAGTTGTTATACCATGCAGTTTACCTCTGTTTTGTATAATCATTCCTGCACCTAAAAAACCAATTCCGGAAACTATTTGAGCTGATATTCTATTATAATCAGGTACTTTACTTAAAGCGTCTGTTCCTAATTTAATAAGTTCTGCATTCTCCAATATTACAGCACGTGCAAATACATCTTCATAACAAGATAGAAGAGCAGCTCCCATACAAACAATGCTTGTAGTTCTGCTTCCTATAGGTTTTTTATGCTGTTCTCTTTCCCAGCCTATAAATATACCCATAATATATGCTACTAATATTCTTGTTGTTATTTCTAAAATACTAAAGTCCCCTAATGCATGATTAATGTATTCTATAAACATAAAATAATATCCAAATAATAAATATATAATATATATGAACATTAGTATTATCGAAAAAAAACACTAATAATTACAGTTTATATATCTATGTCAGCATATATTTCAGATTCATTTTTTGAATATAATGCTATAGAGTCTTTTGAAACACTTATGATTTCATCTATAAACTTTTTTGTATTATAATAAAGGTCTGAAGAAAAATATTCAATAACCATATCTAAATTCATTCCGCTTATTAAGCAGATATTATCATTTTTTCTATAAAATCTGCTTGCTATATTAAAAGGAGTTCCGCCATATATATCTGTCATTATTAAGATTTGATTATCTTCATATTTTTCTAGTAATGTTTTTAATTGATTTTCTATTTGTGCAAAAGTATTATCTGTATACAAATGTATTACATCATAATCATTATCTGGTAAATCGCCTAAGATCATTTTTGCCGATTCAATAAGTGTGGATGCTAAATTGCCATGACTCATTAATATTAAATTAGGTTTCATAATCAATCCCCCCATTCACATTTTATTGTCTTTATATATAATATAATAATTGTTTTCTATTATTCAATTAAATTTGAAAAAAAAATTTGCTTAATAGAGTAGTTTTGTATATTGATTTTACAATTTAGATAGGGTTGATATTTTGTTATATTTAATTACTGCCCAAATGCTTTTCTATTAATTTATTATATAAGCCATTAGTCATTATTTGTGATAAAGCCTTATTTACTTCATTTAAAAATATATTTTCTTCTTTTCTAAAAGCTATAGCATAATCTTCCTCAGGATATTTTATTTGATCAGCAAGTTTTATACTTTTATCATACATCACAAAATGATCGCAAGTTGCTTTGTCAAATATAGCAGCATCAACATTTCCTACTTTTAATGAAAGTATTATACTGCTTCCTGTATCAAATCTTTCTATATCTATTCCTTCTTTTGCAGAAATCATAGTATCAGCAACAGTACCTTTTATAACACCGACTTTTTTGCCTATCAAATCTTCTTCTGTTTGTATTGATTCATTATCAGTTTTTACCAAAACAGCCTGGCTTGATGTATAATATTTATCAGAGAAGTTAAGATATTGTTTTCTTTCATCTGTTACTGTCATTCCTGCTATAATAGCATCTATTTTTTTGGATTCTAAAGCCGGCATAAGTTCTTCAAAACGCATAGGAATGAAGTTAATATTTGATCCGGATATTTTTGATATTTCATTCATTAAATCATAATCAAATCCGCCTATATTTCCATTTGATAAATAACCGAATGGATAATCATAAACGTATATTCCAACATTTACATATTGATTTGTGGAAATTTCATTTTTAATGGGAGTATTTTCTGAAGTTTTTTTACATGATATTAATAATGATAAAATCATTAAAATAATTAATATGATTTTTTTCATTTTTGTTTCCTATTTGTTTTCTATAAATCAAATATTGTTTAGTTCAAGATTCTGTATAATAAATTAATATGTATACATAAAAAAGTCAAGAGTTTATTTTCATTAAAAACAATAATTATAAATGTTTATCAACTAATTTTTGATATACACCATTAGACATTATAGCATGAAGTCCTCTATTAATTGTTTGAAGCAAAATATCATCATCTTTTCTCACAGCTATTGCATAATCCATTAACTTAAATGATATATTTTCAGCCAATTTTATAGTATTATCAAATTTTACATAGTCTTCGCAAGTAATTGTATCGAGCATAACAGCATCTATTTTATTTACTTTTAATGAAAGTAAAGCACTGCTTGCAACATCAAATCTTTCTACATTAACTCCTTCTACTTCAGATATAATATTGTCTGATATAGTACCCTTTATAACTCCCACAGTTTTTCCTATTAAATCATCATTGACTTTTATTTCATCATTTTCTTTATTTAGTATAATACCTTGTCCGGAGCTGCAATACTTATCGGAGAAATTTACAAGCTGTTTCCTCTCTTCTGTTATGCTCATACCGGCAATAATCAGGTCTATATAATTTGTCTGTAATGCTGGTATTAATTCTGAAAATTGAATCGGTACAAATTCTAGTTTTAAATTTTCTTCATTGGCTATTGAATTTATTATATCATAATCAAAACCATTTATATTATCATTACTTACATAAAGCATTGGATAATCATAAAGATATATTCCTACTCTTAATGTTTTGTTGGAATAAATATTATTTGTGATGCTATCTGTTTCATTAGTATTTTCAGATATATTTGTATTTGAAGAATTATTACAGGCAGTAATAAAGATTAATAATATAAAAATAATAATGTTTTTCATTTGAAAAGTATATTTATTAAGTATTAAATGTTGTAGTTATAAAATAATATTTTATAGAAAAAAGTCAATATTTTTTATATAGAATTGTAAAAAAAATATACATAAAAAATATTTGCAAAAACATAATCACTATATTATAATGTATCATCAATAATAAGAATAATTTTATCAATTTTTAATATAAGGATATATTTTAATAAATGTCATACGCAGAAAAAATCAGGAATTTTTGTATCATAGCACATGTTGACCATGGAAAAAGTACATTAGCTGACAGAATTATAGAACATACGAAAGCAGTATCAAGCAGGGAGATGAAAGCACAAATATTGGATTCTATGGATATAGAAAGAGAGAGAGGAATAACTATAAAGAGTCAGGCCGTTAAATTATCATATCAGGCTAAAGACGGAGAAGTATATACTCTTAATTTAATAGATACACCAGGACACGTTGACTTTAATTATGAAGTTTCACGTTCTCTTGCTGCTTGCGAAGGTGCTATACTTGTAGTTGATGCTGCTCAAGGAGTTGAGGCTCAAACTATTTCTAATTTTTATCTTGCATTTGAAAATAATTTGGAGATTGTACCTGTTATAAATAAAATAGATTTGCCTGCCGCCAATATCGAGCTTTGTAAAGAGCAAATGGAAAAAGAGTTTGGAGTAAATAAAGATGATATAGTTTTGGCAAGTGCAAAAAATGATATAGGTATAGATGAGATACTTGAAGCTGTTGTAAAAATGATACCTGCTCCTAAAGATAATACTAATAAAAAAACAAGAGCTTTGATATTCGATTCTTATTATGATCCTTTCCGCGGTGCCGTTATGATAGTGAGAATATTTGACGGGTCTATAAAGAAAGATGATAAACTTCTTCTAATGGAAACTAAGGCTAAGTATGAAGTTGAAGAATGCGGAACTCTTTTGCTTGGGCTTAAATCTGCTAATGGATTAAAAAGCGGTGAAGTAGGATATATCATTGCCGGCATTAAAAACATATCTGATATAAAAATAGGGGACACTATCACACTTGAAGAAGACCCTTCAGATGAACCTTTGATAGGATATAAAGAAGTTTTACCTATGGTATTTGCGGGTATTTTCCCTGCAGAAGATGAGGATTATACAAACTTACAAAAGGCTTTGGAAAAATTAAAATTGAATGATGCTTCTTTAGTTTATGAGCCTGAGCGTTCTATTGCTTTAGGGTTTGGATACAGATGCGGATTTTTAGGACTTTTGCATTTAGAGATTGTTCAAGAGCGTCTTGAAAGAGAGTTTAATCTTAACCTTGTAATAACTAGTCCTTCTGTAGAAGTAAAATTAAAACTCACAAACGGTGAAGAAAAATTAATTGATAACCCTGCAGATT is a genomic window containing:
- a CDS encoding uracil-DNA glycosylase family protein; this translates as MNIEKHLFDDINFFPNKMKILILGTFPVPLYSNIEKFEKLSKEEQNNAWYYSSKRSEFWKIIADSFDIDYKNSNDFLFNKTKKKKLFEENKIGIADVFSKCKRKNENSARDTDLIILEYNNILKNLITDENNYKYLNLIIFTSRFTENNFFKIINDIKYNIEESKEVYEYYNNGINEKSISIEIINALKERYLHTNASRKIKLATITLKISPIKGVSLYSTKKELYKYYLKNE
- a CDS encoding Imm17 family immunity protein → MESLINYIKRFPYLFAILIGLLFILAAIFKWNWLLNNNSSNFMISIYEMFGEIGVRILTGILGAVIIISSIIIWIIRK
- a CDS encoding chromosome segregation SMC family protein, producing MYIKNLNLHGFKSFAIETNIEFNEGVTVVLGPNGIGKSNIVEAFLWVMGEQSASRLRIDSAKGLESVIFHGTDTRKPSSLAQVALTLDNKSRWIKKYDIDEVIVTRKYYRKGLSEYYINDEQVRLKDIVDMFLDTGLGKNAYSVIKQGTVSEIAKQKPEERRSIIENAAGISKYLERRREAAKKLEESERNLDNVKIEIKNAEKHYKSLKEQAARTEKYYNLKDEQKKINISLNVNQVKKLKITLEEQNKSLEEHTNKKSELEKELQDLDKQKQQELLKFEETRTLSIELDKQVSLIMTELTHIEKMSNQLKNQLDNAGKDKEETINRKNSLLKRIEEDKKQIAELEEEVKTIAENIEKSLKEQEAEETNIANEQNKIASLNDQISTLTNENQNATLKIADARERQLEVINKIITEIDEKKKDVMGNSFYQNIGKHESDIDIGFNNLLNAINIKMNTIKEFEEDGVLSNLNELSYNSLCSFIRNLGESLDTEKKDALFLQGIFKEYTKIKDPFVDLLFDKEGTYMQKEAIDKEIADLENFIKTNIEKIEEINNEIKIATDNINRGNSNLTTLTIERAKYETNKKASEDRKEMILKSMKMIEDEFASLNDKINRLEEEYKKLNEEYKENSINYKELEKKKSKTESESRHKANEIKKAESALSNFETSLAKRVKRLNEINENITRVGERINQSNDKIKDIYSHFYENYALNLKDFEENTQNLIDEESYKNKLNTINERIKNLGHINEMALDEYQEAKNRFEFLTKQKEDLEKSKEEILKIIADANKKAGEDFLKTFNEINKKFSETFKILFGGGNAGLKIQNEEDLLNSPIDIFAQPPGKRMENIVSYSGGELTMTGLALVFAIFLYRPSPFCILDEVDAALDGANIIRYKNMVKNLSDKTQFLIITHDEVSATIADAYYGITAEEKGVSKIFTVKVDKDGKVNGSEEKLVNQE
- a CDS encoding MgtC/SapB family protein; protein product: MFIEYINHALGDFSILEITTRILVAYIMGIFIGWEREQHKKPIGSRTTSIVCMGAALLSCYEDVFARAVILENAELIKLGTDALSKVPDYNRISAQIVSGIGFLGAGMIIQNRGKLHGITTAAIVWVTACIGIVIGSGQWVLSTIGCICIFLSTSIYRFFIPYYISNKKRSIVYLIEHSSKIDFETELGEYGIRFINLEIVGWKESKENNDKNTPNIISKIRIFVPQLDFKNIENIFKSLNVKPLKMLRNMREKIDFDSIE
- a CDS encoding PTS sugar transporter subunit IIA; translation: MKPNLILMSHGNLASTLIESAKMILGDLPDNDYDVIHLYTDNTFAQIENQLKTLLEKYEDNQILIMTDIYGGTPFNIASRFYRKNDNICLISGMNLDMVIEYFSSDLYYNTKKFIDEIISVSKDSIALYSKNESEIYADIDI
- a CDS encoding transporter substrate-binding domain-containing protein, with amino-acid sequence MKKIILIILMILSLLISCKKTSENTPIKNEISTNQYVNVGIYVYDYPFGYLSNGNIGGFDYDLMNEISKISGSNINFIPMRFEELMPALESKKIDAIIAGMTVTDERKQYLNFSDKYYTSSQAVLVKTDNESIQTEEDLIGKKVGVIKGTVADTMISAKEGIDIERFDTGSSIILSLKVGNVDAAIFDKATCDHFVMYDKSIKLADQIKYPEEDYAIAFRKEENIFLNEVNKALSQIMTNGLYNKLIEKHLGSN
- a CDS encoding basic amino acid ABC transporter substrate-binding protein, whose translation is MKNIIIFILLIFITACNNSSNTNISENTNETDSITNNIYSNKTLRVGIYLYDYPMLYVSNDNINGFDYDIINSIANEENLKLEFVPIQFSELIPALQTNYIDLIIAGMSITEERKQLVNFSDKYCSSGQGIILNKENDEIKVNDDLIGKTVGVIKGTISDNIISEVEGVNVERFDVASSALLSLKVNKIDAVMLDTITCEDYVKFDNTIKLAENISFKLMDYAIAVRKDDDILLQTINRGLHAIMSNGVYQKLVDKHL
- the lepA gene encoding translation elongation factor 4, with the translated sequence MSYAEKIRNFCIIAHVDHGKSTLADRIIEHTKAVSSREMKAQILDSMDIERERGITIKSQAVKLSYQAKDGEVYTLNLIDTPGHVDFNYEVSRSLAACEGAILVVDAAQGVEAQTISNFYLAFENNLEIVPVINKIDLPAANIELCKEQMEKEFGVNKDDIVLASAKNDIGIDEILEAVVKMIPAPKDNTNKKTRALIFDSYYDPFRGAVMIVRIFDGSIKKDDKLLLMETKAKYEVEECGTLLLGLKSANGLKSGEVGYIIAGIKNISDIKIGDTITLEEDPSDEPLIGYKEVLPMVFAGIFPAEDEDYTNLQKALEKLKLNDASLVYEPERSIALGFGYRCGFLGLLHLEIVQERLEREFNLNLVITSPSVEVKLKLTNGEEKLIDNPADFPSGQYIEKCYEPFINALIIVPTDYLGNIISLCIDRRGTQTSLTYLDDKRAEIKFDLPLIEVVYDFYDKLKSISRGYASFDYDFSDFRESQIEKIDILVHGEVVDALSFMSHRSNAETRGRQIIEKLKHLIPKHMFQIPLQAAIGGRIIARENISALRKNVTAKCYGGDITRKRKLLEKQKEGKKRMKAIGNVEIPQDAFISVLKTDDNTK